Within Pseudomonas alloputida, the genomic segment GCAGAAACGTCGCCAGCCTGGGTTTCGATGATCGGCAGAGCGGTCAGGGAACCGGTTTTGCCAGTGACAGCACCGTTGGTGAACTTCTCGACGTACTCTTCCGAAACGCGCGATGCACGCTCCAGCAGACGGGAGTGGAGATAGAACACGTCGCCTGGGTATGCTTCGCGTCCTGGTGGACGGCGCAGCAGCAGGGAGATCTGACGGTAGGCAACGGCCTGCTTGGACAGGTCATCGTAAACGATCAGTGCGTCTTCACCGCGGTCGCGGAAGAACTCGCCCATGGTGCAACCGGCGTATGGCGCCAGGAATTGCAGTGCGGCGGATTCCGAAGCACTGGCAACAACCACGATGGTGTTGGCCAGGGCGCCGGTTTCTTCCAGCTTGCGAACGATGTTGGCAACGGTGGAACGCTTCTGGCCGACTGCAACATAAACACAGAAAATACCGGAGTCTTTCTGGTTGATGATGGCGTCGATGGCCATGGCGGTCTTGCCGATCTGACGGTCGCCAATGATCAGCTCACGCTGGCCACGGCCGACAGGGATCATGGCGTCGACGGATTTGTAACCAGTCTGTACAGGCTGGTCTACCGACTTACGCCAGATCACGCCTGGAGCCACTTTCTCGACTGCGTCGGTCTGGGTGTTGCCCAGAGGACCTTTGCCGTCGATCGGGTTACCCAGTGCGTCAACGACGCGACCCAGCAGTTCCTTACCAACCGGAACTTCCAGGATGCGGCCGGTGCACTTGGCGCTCATGCCTTCGGCGAGGGTGTCATAGGCACCCAGGATCACTGCACCTACGGAGTCTTGCTCCAGGTTCAAGGCCATGCCGTAGACGCTGCCAGGGAACTCGATCATTTCGCCGTACATGACGTCGGCCAGACCGTGGATCCGCACGATACCGTCGGATACCGAAACGACGGTACCTTCGTTACGGGCTTGGGAGCTCACATCGAGGTTATCGATGCGGCCCTTGATGATTTCACTAATTTCGGAAGGATTGAGTTGCTGCATTGCTCTGCTGCCCCTTCAAACTCAAGATTTCAATGCTTCGGCCAGTTTCGCGATTTTGCCGCGAACAGAGCCATCGATTACCAGGTCACCGGCGCGGATGACGACGCCGCCAATCAGGCTGGCATCCTCCGACGCGTGCAGGCGCACTTCCTGGCCTAACCGTGCACTGAGAACCTTGGCGAGTTTGTCTTGCTGTTCTTGGTTCAACGCGAAGGCACTGGTGACTTCCACGTCCACGGATTTCTCTTGCTCGGCCTTGTACAGGTCGAACAGAGCGGCAATCTCCGGCAGAAGCAGGAGACGGTCGTTTTCCGCGGCAACATGAATGAAATTCTGTGCCTGTGCATTGAACTTGTCACCGCACACGTCAATGAACGTGGCGGCCTTTTCTGCGCTCGTCAGTCGCGGGGCCTTGAGCAGGCGCTGCATGGTGTCGTCTTGCGACACCGCAGCAGCCAGGCCGAGCATGGCTGACCAATTGGCCAGTTGCTGATGGGCCTGGGCATGCTCAAAGGCAGCCTTAGCGTAAGGTCGGGCCAACGTGGTCAGTTCTGCCATGATCGCCCTCGCTTAAATTTCAGCGGCCAGTTTGTTAACCAGCTCCGCATGCGCGTT encodes:
- the atpA gene encoding F0F1 ATP synthase subunit alpha; the encoded protein is MQQLNPSEISEIIKGRIDNLDVSSQARNEGTVVSVSDGIVRIHGLADVMYGEMIEFPGSVYGMALNLEQDSVGAVILGAYDTLAEGMSAKCTGRILEVPVGKELLGRVVDALGNPIDGKGPLGNTQTDAVEKVAPGVIWRKSVDQPVQTGYKSVDAMIPVGRGQRELIIGDRQIGKTAMAIDAIINQKDSGIFCVYVAVGQKRSTVANIVRKLEETGALANTIVVVASASESAALQFLAPYAGCTMGEFFRDRGEDALIVYDDLSKQAVAYRQISLLLRRPPGREAYPGDVFYLHSRLLERASRVSEEYVEKFTNGAVTGKTGSLTALPIIETQAGDVSAFVPTNVISITDGQIFLESAMFNSGIRPAVNAGVSVSRVGGAAQTKIIKKLSGGIRTALAQYRELAAFAQFASDLDEATRKQLEHGQRVTELMKQKQYAPMSIADMALSLYAAERGFLIDVEVSKIGSFEQALIAFFNRDHAELMAKINVKGDFNDEIDAGLKAGIEKFKATQTW
- a CDS encoding F0F1 ATP synthase subunit delta, with translation MAELTTLARPYAKAAFEHAQAHQQLANWSAMLGLAAAVSQDDTMQRLLKAPRLTSAEKAATFIDVCGDKFNAQAQNFIHVAAENDRLLLLPEIAALFDLYKAEQEKSVDVEVTSAFALNQEQQDKLAKVLSARLGQEVRLHASEDASLIGGVVIRAGDLVIDGSVRGKIAKLAEALKS